TCGGCTTCTGCGATTTTGGTAGCAGTAGTAGAGTAGCCCATTGGAAAACCGACCACCGTCGCGATCTCGATTTTTACCGGACAGAATTCAAACATTTCGACCGTGTAGGCGACGTAGGAAGGAGCAATGCAAACCGCTTTAAACTGGTGTATCCAGGCTTCTTCGCAAACTTTACGGATATCCGTCTCGCTCGCTGTCGGATTGAGCAGGGTATGGTCAATGTATGCAGGAAGGTTTGTCATATTCGGATACCGGGAGTTGGAAAAAGTAAAAACCCTGTCTGCCGGACAGGGTTCTAATGCGAAATGCTATATCGTAAACTACGCTTTGGTCTTTTCTTTCTTGGCCGGTTTTTTAGCTGGCTCTTCTGCAACTACTTCCGTTTCCTCAGTTTCAGCCACTGCCTCTTCCTCAGATGCTACAAAAAGCTCAGGGATATATTTTGACAATAAGTTGTACCAGGTAATGATTTTTTTGATGTCGGACACATACACTTTGGACCTGTCAAATTCCGGAAGGATTTTGTTCAGAAACTCAATGAAGTCTTTATCAGAAGAGGTTTTTACCTGAATAGCGATTTCTTCTCCGTGAATTTCCCGGATTTTGAGGAAAACGTCTGCCAGCGGAACTGATTCTTCTTCGCCTTCAGTAAAAATGGAAACATCTTTCAACACTGAAACACGCGCAGTTGGCCCGATCAGGGTTTTTTCTCTTTTTTCGTCAAGACTCTCAACGATCACGCCCGCACGGCTTGGCTTAAGAATGCGGAACAATCCGCCTTTACCTGAAACATTTGCGATTTCTTTCAACAAATCCATTCCGGTTGACTCTACTTTTTCACTCATCCTTTCTTACTATTAGTTATATCTTGATTATGATTATGTTGAATGCAATGACCAACTAAATTTTGTCGCAAAATAACAGAAAGATTGACCGTTATACAACCTCCCTCTTACTTTGTCTTCTCAAACGACTGATTATAAGTTTCTATTGTTTTCAGGATGGCGTCACGGCCCTCGTGTTTTTCAGCCGATGTCACGAACATTGGAGGTACTTCTTCCCATAATTCGCTCAATGTCTGTTTGTATTCTTCCACTTTATTGGCAACCTGTCCTGGTTTCAGTTTATCGGCTTTGGTAAAAATAATGTGAAATGGGATCCCTGCCTCGCCTAATGCAGCCATAAATTCCAGATCAGCGGTCAGCGCGCTGTGGCGAACATCGATAAGCACAAAAGTGCAGATCAGGTTTTGGCGGTTATGGAGGTAATCATTGATCATCGTCTCCCATTTCTCGCGCTCTACTTTACTTACTTTGGCATAACCGTAGCCGGGCAAATCCACCAGATACCAGAGGTCATTGATCAGATAATGGTTAATAAGCTGAGTTTTACCGGGTTGCTGAGACGTTTTCGCAAGAGACTTTTTCTCGGTAAGCATATTGATCAGGGACGATTTCCCTACATTGGACCTACCTATGAAAGCATATTCCGGCAAATCAGGC
The genomic region above belongs to Dyadobacter pollutisoli and contains:
- a CDS encoding DUF5606 family protein; amino-acid sequence: MSEKVESTGMDLLKEIANVSGKGGLFRILKPSRAGVIVESLDEKREKTLIGPTARVSVLKDVSIFTEGEEESVPLADVFLKIREIHGEEIAIQVKTSSDKDFIEFLNKILPEFDRSKVYVSDIKKIITWYNLLSKYIPELFVASEEEAVAETEETEVVAEEPAKKPAKKEKTKA
- the yihA gene encoding ribosome biogenesis GTP-binding protein YihA/YsxC; translated protein: MKVQEARYVMSNSDYQKCPEPDLPEYAFIGRSNVGKSSLINMLTEKKSLAKTSQQPGKTQLINHYLINDLWYLVDLPGYGYAKVSKVEREKWETMINDYLHNRQNLICTFVLIDVRHSALTADLEFMAALGEAGIPFHIIFTKADKLKPGQVANKVEEYKQTLSELWEEVPPMFVTSAEKHEGRDAILKTIETYNQSFEKTK